In Vitis vinifera cultivar Pinot Noir 40024 chromosome 4, ASM3070453v1, the genomic window GTATCAGAGGTACTCGTTACAAGCCCATGTATGGTGACATGAAAGCTTTGAAGCTGTCCTTCCAGGAGGCACAGTCCAAGCCCATGACCCTCAACCATTCTATTGTACCTCGTGTCATTCCATTCTTCCAccaaatgtttcaaaattatgGTAAGcaactttattattatattattgcttcacactttttttctctttcttttccattaGTCAAATTATTTTAGAACTTATTTAGTAAGTGAAGATAGAAATAAAAGTGGAAATAAATCACATTGGTCCTGTTTGGGAATTGTtatggtatttaaaaaaaaaaggtctttttagttgtttttatttatttttaaaaaataattatatacatatgaagaaaatatattatatataaatattatttttaaataaatttaaaaatatagaaaacaagttaaaaatatttaaggtttctcaacaaatttttattttataaaacgttataaaacatttttaaaaattatttatttaaaattatttttaaaaaaatattttccaaaaagagTCTATAATTCTAAAGGTTCTACTtgtattttttagtatttatcaAAATGTACTATCAATTTGTTAATATCACGTATTCATTTGGAATTTCATTATTCTGTACCTAAATCCctttaatttgtattatttatgaGATGTGATAATTTTGTACCTTGGTAGATTTGTTTGTACCCtcaatgatttaaattttgacattcgaatttttttaaatttaaatatccCTTTACATTATCGTGGGTGCTTCTTATTCCTATCTAATGATATTGTATTGGAAACAGGGAAGATTTCCATGAGTTGGATTTTCACAAGGCCAAGGGTGATGATAGTGGACCCAGAGCTGATCAGGATGATATTAGCAGACAAGAATGGCCAGTTCCAAAAGCCACCACTGAACCCTCTTGTGGATCTTCTAACCCTGGGACTCTCAACCTTGGAAGGAGAGCAGTGGGCCAAACGCAGAAAGCTAATCACACCTGCTTTCCACGTTGAGAAGTTGATGGTAATGTAAATCAAAAATACCATTTTAGCttccaaaaacaacaaaagtatttcaaaatAGCCAAAACTATTGTGAATCAATAACTTTCTGCAATTATAACCGAAGTGAATTGTAGGTACGAGTTTTTacttcatattttcattatgaCTAATTGCATTGATAATCAGAAAAGTTCACTTCTTCCATTACGAGTAATTCCAAGAATATCtcaacttttaaaaacaagaaaagtgCTTTAACTACAGGAaaccgaaaaaaaaaatgtacaataGTACTAATGGGTTGTGAAAAACAGGGGATGGTGCCAGCATTTTCAATGAGTTGTTGCAATCTGATAGAACGATGGAAGAACTGGGTTGGTCCACAAGGAACATATGAACTGGATGTAATGCCTGAATTTCAAAACGTTACTGGGGATGTCATTTCTCGAGCAGCCTTTGGCAGTAGCTatgaagaaggaaagaaagtgTTTGAACTTCAAAAGGAACAAGCTGTGCTGGTCATTGAAGCTTCTCGAGCCATTTACTTGCCTGGATTCAGGTCCATATCATTTAAAATCATGAATTTCTACTGTGTTTTTTAGCTTGAAGACCTCTTCTTATCATTGAATTATGCCTACCCTCTTTCAGATTTGTGCCTACTGTGAAGAACAGGAGGAGATACCATATAGACAATGAGATCAAAGCCATGTTAAGATCAATGATTGACAGGAAAAAGCAGGCAATGAAGAATGGAGATTCGGGCTACAACGACGATTTATTAGGCTTGCTGCTGCAGCTCACAGAAGAAATTGACAATGAGATGAGAATCGAAGATCTGATAGAGGAATGCAAGTTGTTCTACTTTGCTGGCCAAGAGACAACTGCCAACTTGCTAACATGGACAATGATCCTCTTATCCATGAACCCCAAATGGCAGGACAAGGCAAGAGAAGAGGTTTTACAGATATGTGGGAAGAAAATACCTGATCTAGAAGCTATAAAGCACCTCAAAATTGTGAGTACTTCCCCCCATGACTTGGCACAgtcattgttttcaaaaacagttttcaaaatatttcaagttcccCAACAAAGATTAgttctacaaaacattaaagaacaattttgaACAACTATTTATATAACCCTTTTGCAGGTGTCAATGATACTACATGAAGTCCTAAGGCTATATCCATCAGTGGTTAATCTGCTTAGGTATACTCACAAAAGAACCGATGTAGCAGGCCTATCTATTCCAGCTGGGGTCGAGCTTTATTTACCAACAATACTTCTTCACCACAGCCCAGAGTATTGGGGGGATGATGTTGAAGAATTCAAGCCAGAGAGATTCTCTGAAGGAGTCTCAAAGGCATCAAAGGGTGATCAGATTGCATTCTATCCATTTGGGTGGGGGCCAAG contains:
- the LOC100254391 gene encoding cytochrome P450 CYP72A616 — its product is MEGLTSKTMAFSFAILVVYGLLRAVYTIWWRPKSLEKQLRQQGIRGTRYKPMYGDMKALKLSFQEAQSKPMTLNHSIVPRVIPFFHQMFQNYGKISMSWIFTRPRVMIVDPELIRMILADKNGQFQKPPLNPLVDLLTLGLSTLEGEQWAKRRKLITPAFHVEKLMGMVPAFSMSCCNLIERWKNWVGPQGTYELDVMPEFQNVTGDVISRAAFGSSYEEGKKVFELQKEQAVLVIEASRAIYLPGFRFVPTVKNRRRYHIDNEIKAMLRSMIDRKKQAMKNGDSGYNDDLLGLLLQLTEEIDNEMRIEDLIEECKLFYFAGQETTANLLTWTMILLSMNPKWQDKAREEVLQICGKKIPDLEAIKHLKIVSMILHEVLRLYPSVVNLLRYTHKRTDVAGLSIPAGVELYLPTILLHHSPEYWGDDVEEFKPERFSEGVSKASKGDQIAFYPFGWGPRICLGQSFAMIEAKMALAMILQNFWFELSPTYTHAPYTVITLQPQYGAPIILHQI